From Ramlibacter tataouinensis, the proteins below share one genomic window:
- a CDS encoding glycosyltransferase — MRIVIDLEAAQSPHSRNRGIGRYSMALAKAMLRHGGKHEFIVALNGMYADTVVPVREALAGLLPARNIVSWQATQPPLVAHNAGERRAFEVVREAFLASLKADVVHVASLFESGPHSFTSIGLGEAPHRTAVTLYDLIPHVYSDIYLWHEQAAREYSEKIQHLKRADLWLAISEASRREGIERLDLPGERVVNISSAADEHFTPAAVSAEAEVGLRVRYGLWRPFVMYTGGIDHRKNIEGLIEAWAQLPHELRSRHQLAIVCSVQPAERERLEQLAAASGLANGELVLTGFVSEQDLLDLYRTCKLFVFPSLHEGFGLPALEAMRCGAPVIGADNSSIPEVIGRADALFNARSRASITAKLQQCLVDEPFRLELARNGPEQAQQFSWDTSAKTALAAIETLGPPARRAAPASPRRKRLAYVSPLPPSRSGIADYSAELLPALAAHYDIDAIVEQPEQLEALPPGSVRSKRSAEWFMEHGDEYDRILYHFGNSEFHVHMVPLLERYPGTVVLHDFFLSGMQSYRELVIAKEPNWSQALYASHGWPALLRRACGADIHNVIHEFPANFEVLRGAQGVIVHSPFSRQLAGEWYGPGAADGWSLIPHLRVALPVRREEARAQLGLEADDFLVCSFGILAETKMNHRLLAAWQRSSLARDPRCRLVFVGENHPGDYGRELLRSIEAGPGRVSITGWASPEDFRRYLNASDLAVQLRTLSRGETSGTVLDAMNHGVPVIANANGAMAYLPRDAALVLDEEFTDEQLVQALEKLRSDREVRTALGRAARRIIETQHSPTDCATAYAQAIERFAAQAAHSPAALVRQVAAVLPADTDDAVTGNLASGIALSLPQPRPARQLLVDVGTWVRAAGDSASELPALLLGMIEHPLPGWRAEPVYQAADGEWRYAHEFMLRHYGCQLRIAGDETIEIGSSDLWGWFGPREGETTLPLPAVREGLDTVSLPAEGEPEFIWAWLAVVRPSRRGPRLFLDISELVRHDWQGGIQRVVKNYLMELLRRPLAGHTVIPVYATPREHGYRVAMAFLCEAAGLPVDDEQPGDWIRPRAGDTFFAMDLQPHLITKHESYLDELQRQGVRTAFLVYDLLPVRLPDCFLPGAAEHHERWLRVVAKSDLAICISESIADELRHWLKEHWGDDARRRQPEVRAVHLGSDISDRIATRGQPTGAPELLARIRQHTSFLMVGTIEPRKAYAAVLAAFETLWEEGHDTMLVIVGRPGWMVDELQARLRSHPERGQRLVWVEDASDEFLEALYESSTALIAASRGEGFGLPLVEAAQRGLPIIARDLPVFREVAGTHAHYFRDDGALALSASLATWMELAREDRHPKPEGLPRLTWEASAAQVKRVLLETAQSGANAAPRAASADVGHAGLHDAEQQGLVLG, encoded by the coding sequence TTGCGGATCGTCATTGACCTGGAAGCGGCGCAGTCGCCGCATTCGCGCAACCGCGGCATCGGCCGCTATTCGATGGCGCTGGCCAAGGCGATGCTGCGCCATGGCGGCAAGCACGAGTTCATCGTGGCGCTCAACGGCATGTATGCCGACACAGTCGTGCCGGTGCGCGAGGCGCTGGCCGGACTGCTGCCTGCCCGCAACATTGTCAGCTGGCAGGCGACGCAGCCACCGCTGGTCGCGCACAACGCCGGGGAGCGGCGCGCGTTCGAAGTCGTGCGTGAAGCGTTCCTCGCCAGCCTGAAGGCCGATGTGGTGCACGTCGCCAGCCTGTTCGAGAGCGGGCCCCACTCGTTCACCAGCATTGGCCTCGGCGAAGCGCCGCACCGCACCGCGGTCACCCTGTACGACCTGATCCCGCACGTCTACTCCGACATCTATCTCTGGCACGAGCAGGCCGCCCGAGAATACAGCGAGAAGATCCAGCACCTCAAGCGCGCCGACCTCTGGCTGGCGATCTCGGAAGCCTCGCGGCGCGAAGGCATCGAGCGCCTGGACCTGCCGGGTGAGCGGGTGGTCAATATCTCGTCAGCGGCCGACGAGCATTTCACGCCGGCCGCCGTGAGCGCGGAGGCCGAGGTGGGTCTGCGGGTGCGCTACGGCCTGTGGCGCCCTTTCGTGATGTACACCGGCGGCATCGATCACCGCAAGAACATCGAAGGTTTGATCGAAGCGTGGGCGCAGCTGCCGCACGAGCTGCGGTCGCGCCACCAGCTGGCCATCGTGTGCTCGGTGCAGCCCGCCGAGCGCGAGCGCCTGGAGCAGCTTGCAGCCGCATCCGGCCTCGCTAACGGCGAACTGGTGCTCACAGGCTTCGTGTCGGAGCAGGACCTGCTGGACCTGTACCGGACTTGCAAGCTGTTCGTCTTTCCGTCGCTGCACGAGGGCTTCGGGCTGCCTGCGCTGGAGGCGATGCGTTGCGGCGCGCCCGTGATCGGCGCCGACAACAGCAGTATTCCCGAAGTAATCGGCCGCGCCGACGCGCTGTTCAATGCCCGCTCCCGCGCATCGATCACTGCCAAGCTCCAGCAGTGCCTGGTGGACGAGCCGTTCCGGCTCGAGCTGGCGCGCAATGGCCCCGAGCAAGCGCAGCAGTTCAGCTGGGACACCAGCGCCAAGACCGCGCTGGCCGCGATCGAGACGTTGGGGCCGCCGGCCCGCCGCGCCGCGCCTGCGAGCCCGCGGCGCAAGCGCCTGGCCTACGTGTCGCCCCTGCCGCCATCGCGTAGCGGCATTGCCGACTACAGCGCGGAACTGCTGCCGGCGCTGGCGGCGCACTACGACATCGACGCCATCGTCGAGCAGCCGGAGCAACTCGAAGCCCTGCCGCCGGGGTCAGTCCGGAGCAAGCGCAGCGCCGAATGGTTCATGGAGCACGGCGACGAGTACGACCGCATCCTGTACCACTTCGGCAACTCCGAGTTCCACGTCCACATGGTGCCCCTGCTCGAACGCTACCCGGGAACGGTGGTGCTCCACGATTTCTTTCTCAGCGGGATGCAAAGCTACCGCGAGCTGGTGATCGCCAAGGAGCCGAATTGGTCGCAGGCCCTGTACGCCTCGCACGGCTGGCCGGCGCTGCTGCGGCGCGCGTGCGGCGCGGACATCCACAACGTGATCCATGAGTTCCCGGCCAATTTCGAGGTGCTGCGCGGCGCCCAGGGCGTGATCGTCCACTCGCCGTTCTCCCGACAGCTGGCCGGCGAGTGGTACGGGCCCGGCGCAGCCGACGGCTGGTCCCTCATCCCGCACCTGCGCGTGGCCCTGCCGGTACGGCGCGAGGAGGCGCGGGCGCAGCTCGGGCTGGAGGCGGACGACTTCCTGGTCTGCTCCTTCGGCATCCTGGCGGAGACCAAGATGAACCACCGGCTGCTGGCCGCGTGGCAGCGTTCGAGCCTGGCGCGTGACCCGCGCTGCCGCCTCGTGTTCGTCGGCGAGAACCATCCCGGCGACTACGGGCGCGAACTGCTGCGAAGCATCGAGGCCGGGCCGGGCCGCGTCAGCATCACCGGCTGGGCCAGCCCGGAGGACTTCCGCCGCTACCTGAATGCCTCGGACCTCGCGGTGCAACTGCGCACCCTCTCGCGCGGCGAGACCTCAGGCACCGTGCTCGACGCAATGAACCATGGCGTGCCGGTGATCGCCAATGCCAACGGCGCCATGGCTTACCTGCCGCGCGATGCCGCGCTGGTGCTGGACGAGGAATTCACCGACGAACAGCTGGTGCAGGCGCTGGAAAAGCTGCGCAGCGACCGCGAAGTTCGAACGGCCCTCGGCCGCGCCGCGCGGCGCATCATCGAAACCCAACATTCGCCCACCGATTGCGCCACAGCCTATGCGCAGGCGATCGAGCGTTTCGCCGCGCAGGCGGCGCACAGCCCGGCCGCGCTGGTTCGACAGGTCGCGGCCGTCCTTCCTGCGGACACCGACGACGCGGTGACCGGCAATCTTGCCAGCGGCATCGCCCTGAGCCTGCCGCAACCGCGACCGGCGCGGCAGCTGCTGGTAGACGTCGGCACGTGGGTCCGCGCCGCGGGCGATTCAGCATCTGAGTTGCCGGCGCTGCTGCTCGGAATGATCGAGCATCCCCTGCCCGGCTGGCGAGCCGAGCCGGTGTACCAGGCCGCCGATGGCGAATGGCGCTACGCGCACGAATTCATGCTGCGCCACTATGGTTGCCAGTTGCGTATCGCCGGAGATGAAACCATCGAGATCGGCAGCAGCGACCTCTGGGGCTGGTTCGGTCCGCGGGAGGGCGAGACGACGCTGCCCCTGCCGGCGGTCCGCGAGGGCCTGGACACCGTCAGCTTGCCGGCGGAGGGCGAACCCGAATTTATCTGGGCCTGGTTGGCCGTGGTGCGCCCGAGCAGGCGCGGCCCGCGGCTCTTCTTGGACATCTCGGAACTGGTGCGACACGACTGGCAGGGTGGCATCCAGCGGGTGGTGAAGAACTACCTGATGGAGCTGCTGCGCCGGCCTCTCGCAGGGCACACGGTGATCCCGGTGTACGCCACTCCGCGCGAGCATGGATACCGCGTGGCCATGGCCTTCCTGTGCGAAGCCGCGGGGCTGCCGGTGGACGACGAACAACCCGGCGACTGGATCCGCCCGCGCGCGGGCGACACCTTCTTCGCCATGGACCTGCAGCCGCACCTGATCACCAAGCACGAGTCCTACCTCGACGAGCTGCAGCGCCAGGGCGTGCGCACCGCCTTCCTGGTCTACGACCTGCTGCCGGTGCGCCTGCCGGACTGCTTCCTGCCGGGGGCGGCCGAGCACCATGAACGCTGGCTGCGCGTGGTCGCCAAGTCGGACCTGGCGATTTGCATTTCAGAATCGATCGCCGACGAGTTGCGCCACTGGCTCAAAGAGCACTGGGGCGACGACGCACGCCGCCGCCAGCCGGAAGTCCGCGCCGTGCACCTGGGCTCCGACATCAGCGACCGCATCGCCACCCGTGGCCAGCCCACCGGCGCGCCCGAACTGCTGGCGCGCATCCGCCAGCACACCAGCTTCCTCATGGTCGGGACGATCGAGCCGCGCAAGGCCTACGCCGCGGTGCTCGCTGCCTTCGAAACGCTTTGGGAAGAAGGGCACGACACCATGCTGGTGATCGTCGGGCGGCCCGGCTGGATGGTCGACGAACTGCAGGCGCGCCTGCGCTCGCACCCCGAGCGGGGCCAGCGCCTGGTTTGGGTGGAAGACGCCAGCGACGAATTCCTGGAAGCGCTCTACGAGAGCTCGACCGCCCTGATTGCCGCCTCCCGCGGCGAAGGCTTCGGACTGCCGCTGGTGGAAGCGGCGCAGCGCGGGCTGCCCATCATCGCGCGCGACCTTCCTGTGTTCCGGGAAGTGGCCGGCACGCATGCCCACTACTTCCGCGACGACGGGGCGCTGGCCCTGTCCGCGTCGCTCGCGACCTGGATGGAACTGGCGCGGGAAGACCGGCATCCGAAGCCGGAAGGGCTGCCGCGGCTCACCTGGGAAGCAAGCGCGGCGCAGGTCAAGCGCGTGTTGCTGGAGACGGCCCAGTCCGGGGCCAATGCCGCCCCGCGGGCGGCATCAGCCGATGTAGGCCATGCCGGCCTGCATGACGCCGAGCAGCAGGGCCTGGTTCTCGGGTGA
- a CDS encoding ABC transporter permease, protein MTLVRALWAYRGFILGSVKREFQSRYQNSVLGAAWTVLNPLAMIVVYTVIFSQVMQARLPGATGGFAYSIYLCAGVLTWQLFSEITTRAQGVFIENAGLLKKLNFPRISLPVTVVTNALLNFAIVFSLLTLFLLLTGNFPGWPFLALVPVIGILAMFAIGLGITLGILNVFFRDVGQVFGIFLQFWFWLTPIVYPRSILPARVVDWLWINPMAPLIGAAQDVLVHAQWPHWLSLLPPLVVAMLLCALGWRLFRRHSAELVDEL, encoded by the coding sequence ATGACTCTGGTGAGAGCGCTATGGGCCTACCGCGGCTTCATACTGGGTAGCGTCAAACGCGAATTCCAGTCCCGCTACCAGAACTCGGTGCTGGGCGCCGCATGGACGGTGCTCAACCCGCTGGCGATGATCGTCGTGTATACGGTGATCTTCTCGCAGGTGATGCAGGCACGGCTGCCGGGCGCCACCGGCGGCTTCGCCTACAGCATCTACCTGTGCGCGGGTGTGCTGACCTGGCAGCTGTTCTCTGAAATCACGACCCGCGCCCAGGGCGTGTTCATCGAGAACGCCGGCCTGCTCAAGAAGCTGAATTTCCCGCGCATCAGCCTGCCGGTCACGGTGGTCACCAATGCGCTGCTGAACTTCGCGATCGTCTTTTCGCTGCTCACCCTGTTCCTGCTGCTCACCGGCAACTTCCCCGGCTGGCCCTTCCTGGCCCTGGTGCCGGTGATCGGCATCCTGGCGATGTTCGCCATCGGCCTCGGCATCACGCTGGGCATCCTGAATGTCTTCTTCCGCGACGTCGGCCAGGTGTTCGGCATCTTCCTGCAGTTCTGGTTTTGGCTGACGCCCATCGTCTACCCGCGCAGCATCCTGCCTGCCCGCGTCGTTGACTGGCTCTGGATCAATCCCATGGCGCCGCTGATCGGCGCGGCGCAGGACGTGCTCGTGCATGCGCAGTGGCCGCATTGGCTCTCGCTGCTGCCGCCGCTGGTGGTGGCCATGCTGCTGTGCGCGCTGGGCTGGCGCCTGTTCCGGCGCCACTCGGCCGAGCTGGTGGACGAACTCTGA
- the cysQ gene encoding 3'(2'),5'-bisphosphate nucleotidase CysQ, protein MLIRRDQLESLCEIAQAAGREIMAVYRTDFASWHKQDQSPLTEGDLRADKVIRAGLESLFPGVFILSEESTSAGSGARDVFFLVDPLDGTREFLRRNDEFTVNIALIAQGRPMAGVVLAPALGELFFAAQGLGAWKRQGDVQTPLRARRSEGPLRVIGSRSHDDGVLDGWLERLQCAHTYTAAGSSLKFCRIAEGAADIYPRLGPTNQWDTAAGQAVLEQAGGAVLAAQGGDLRYGLDRALLNPHFVALADRLTKFPPLQGAAT, encoded by the coding sequence ATGCTGATACGCCGTGACCAACTCGAGAGCCTGTGCGAGATCGCGCAGGCGGCCGGCCGCGAGATCATGGCGGTGTACCGCACCGACTTCGCCTCTTGGCACAAGCAGGACCAATCGCCGCTGACCGAGGGCGACCTTCGTGCGGACAAAGTGATCCGCGCCGGGCTGGAGTCGCTCTTTCCCGGCGTGTTCATCCTGTCGGAGGAATCGACATCCGCCGGCAGCGGCGCGCGGGACGTCTTCTTCCTGGTGGACCCGCTCGACGGCACCCGGGAATTTCTCCGGCGCAACGACGAATTCACGGTCAACATCGCGCTCATCGCACAGGGCCGCCCGATGGCGGGCGTGGTGCTGGCGCCGGCGCTGGGCGAACTGTTCTTCGCCGCGCAGGGCCTGGGTGCCTGGAAGCGCCAGGGTGACGTGCAGACGCCATTGCGCGCCCGGCGCTCCGAAGGGCCGCTTCGCGTGATCGGCAGCCGCTCGCATGATGACGGCGTGCTGGATGGCTGGCTCGAACGGCTGCAGTGCGCGCACACCTACACGGCCGCCGGCAGTTCGCTGAAGTTCTGTCGCATCGCCGAAGGCGCCGCAGACATCTATCCGCGCCTGGGTCCCACCAACCAGTGGGACACCGCGGCGGGGCAGGCCGTGCTGGAGCAGGCCGGCGGCGCGGTGCTCGCTGCGCAGGGCGGCGATCTGCGCTACGGCCTGGACCGTGCCCTTCTCAATCCGCACTTCGTTGCGCTGGCCGACAGACTGACGAAATTCCCGCCGTTGCAAGGCGCCGCCACCTAA
- a CDS encoding glycosyltransferase family 4 protein: protein MKILFVHQNFPGQFKSLAPALAATPGNTVHAMTLRKDAPSIWQGLNLVPYAVPRGSTPGIHPWMLDLETKTIRGEAAFRKCVQLRSEGYEPDVIIAHPGWGESLFLKDVWPGARLAIYCEFFYRQTGLDVGFDPEFPVTDLGDPCRLRLKNVNNLLHFESADAAISPTHWQADTFPEPFRSRISVIHDGIDTDAVAPNPNVSLTLNDKIRLTRAEEIITFVNRNLEPTRGYHVFMRALPRILEQRPNARVLIVGGDDVSYGPRPEGGRNWKDIYLSEVADRLDRSHVHFLGRIPYKEFIGLLQLSTVHVYLTYPFVLSWSLLEAMSTGCAIVASNTGPLLEAIQDGQTGQLVDFFDVDGLAAKVCALLDDPAERMRLGSNAREFARTHYDLKRVCLPRQLQWVNDLAGANSSVS from the coding sequence GTGAAAATCCTCTTCGTCCACCAAAATTTCCCGGGCCAGTTCAAATCCCTGGCCCCAGCCCTGGCGGCGACCCCCGGCAACACGGTGCACGCCATGACACTTCGCAAGGATGCGCCTAGCATCTGGCAAGGCTTGAACTTGGTTCCGTATGCAGTGCCGCGAGGATCGACACCCGGTATCCATCCGTGGATGCTGGACCTGGAGACAAAAACGATTCGCGGCGAAGCGGCCTTCCGAAAGTGCGTGCAGCTTCGCAGCGAAGGCTACGAGCCCGACGTGATCATCGCCCATCCAGGGTGGGGAGAATCGCTGTTCCTTAAAGACGTTTGGCCCGGTGCGCGCCTGGCGATCTATTGCGAATTCTTCTATCGCCAGACGGGACTCGACGTCGGGTTCGACCCCGAGTTTCCGGTTACTGACCTGGGCGATCCTTGCCGCCTGCGCTTGAAGAACGTCAACAACCTGCTGCATTTCGAATCGGCAGACGCGGCAATCTCTCCTACCCATTGGCAGGCTGATACATTTCCCGAACCCTTCCGCAGCAGGATCTCGGTGATCCACGACGGCATCGACACGGATGCCGTGGCGCCGAATCCGAACGTGAGCCTGACCCTGAACGACAAGATCAGGCTCACGCGGGCGGAAGAAATCATCACCTTCGTCAACCGCAACCTGGAGCCCACCCGCGGCTACCACGTGTTCATGCGCGCCTTGCCGCGCATCCTCGAGCAGCGGCCGAACGCGAGAGTGCTGATCGTCGGCGGCGACGACGTGAGCTATGGCCCACGGCCCGAGGGCGGCAGGAACTGGAAGGACATCTACCTTTCCGAGGTTGCCGATCGCCTCGATCGTTCGCATGTGCACTTTCTCGGCCGCATTCCGTACAAGGAATTCATCGGGCTGCTGCAGCTGTCCACGGTGCATGTGTACCTCACGTACCCTTTCGTCCTGAGCTGGAGCCTGCTGGAGGCGATGAGCACCGGTTGCGCGATCGTCGCGAGCAACACCGGGCCCTTGTTGGAGGCGATCCAGGACGGCCAGACCGGCCAGCTGGTGGACTTCTTCGACGTCGACGGCCTGGCCGCCAAGGTGTGCGCGCTGCTGGATGATCCGGCCGAACGCATGCGCCTGGGCTCCAATGCGCGCGAGTTCGCGCGCACCCACTATGACCTGAAGCGCGTCTGCCTGCCCCGCCAGTTGCAGTGGGTGAACGATCTGGCAGGCGCGAACAGCAGCGTTTCTTGA
- a CDS encoding class I SAM-dependent methyltransferase translates to MSQDFYRAFEDRHRGSRDLIRDRQRVYLSFLRPLAQLGMPPQAVDLGCGRGEWLELLRGEGWRASGVDLDEGMLAACHELGLDVRSGDVLQHLQSLATASLSVVSALHVAEHMPFRDLQLLVSEALRVLRPGGLLILETPNPENLVVGSSGFYMDPTHARPLPPPLLAFLAEFSGFGRVATLRLHEALAPPGRPVELIHVLAGVSPDYAIVAQKGELNGNADDQARAALDAAFAQACGSSLIEAAARYDQQWSARLREMHVIGEMARESSILLTRGQQALKERLDAIERANAIGAGLERGAVNHVFALNDQISALNRQVEAMRRSTSWRLTAPLRWAGALPRALRQRGVKGTARGALRHVAMASARTAARILRDRPKARAAIMRAAKRLGLERYLQRMRSTPPAPVIIQESNRMTASAHRVHQNLRFSLTRRLEKKEELVADRH, encoded by the coding sequence ATGAGCCAGGATTTCTACCGCGCCTTTGAGGACCGCCACCGCGGCTCGCGGGATCTCATCAGGGATCGCCAGCGGGTCTACCTGTCCTTCCTGCGTCCACTGGCGCAATTGGGCATGCCGCCGCAAGCCGTAGACCTCGGCTGCGGACGCGGCGAGTGGCTCGAACTGCTGCGTGGCGAGGGCTGGCGAGCCAGTGGCGTAGACCTCGACGAAGGGATGCTGGCAGCCTGCCATGAACTCGGACTCGACGTGCGAAGCGGCGACGTGCTGCAGCACCTTCAAAGTCTCGCAACGGCCAGCCTGTCGGTTGTTTCGGCTCTGCACGTCGCCGAGCACATGCCATTTCGAGATTTGCAGTTGCTGGTGAGTGAAGCGCTGCGTGTCCTGCGCCCTGGCGGCTTGTTAATCCTGGAGACTCCGAACCCAGAAAATCTCGTCGTCGGCTCCTCGGGCTTCTACATGGACCCGACCCATGCCCGGCCGCTGCCGCCGCCGCTATTGGCCTTCCTCGCGGAATTCAGCGGCTTCGGCCGGGTCGCAACCCTGCGGCTTCATGAAGCCCTGGCCCCCCCCGGAAGGCCGGTTGAACTGATCCATGTGCTCGCGGGCGTGAGTCCCGACTACGCCATCGTGGCCCAAAAGGGTGAACTCAATGGCAATGCCGACGACCAAGCGAGGGCCGCACTGGACGCAGCCTTTGCGCAGGCATGCGGATCGAGCCTCATCGAGGCGGCCGCGCGCTACGACCAGCAATGGTCAGCCCGGCTGCGCGAGATGCATGTCATCGGCGAAATGGCGCGCGAGTCCAGCATCTTGCTGACACGCGGCCAGCAGGCATTGAAGGAGCGGCTGGACGCCATAGAACGGGCGAATGCGATTGGCGCAGGGTTGGAGCGCGGCGCTGTCAACCACGTGTTCGCGCTCAACGACCAGATCTCCGCCCTGAATCGCCAGGTGGAGGCGATGCGCCGGAGTACCTCGTGGCGACTGACCGCGCCGCTACGCTGGGCCGGTGCGCTGCCCCGCGCGCTGCGTCAACGCGGTGTGAAGGGGACGGCCCGTGGCGCGCTGCGCCATGTTGCAATGGCGTCTGCCCGCACCGCAGCACGAATCCTGCGCGATCGTCCCAAGGCCCGCGCGGCGATCATGCGCGCGGCCAAAAGATTGGGACTGGAGCGGTATCTCCAGCGCATGCGATCGACCCCGCCGGCTCCCGTGATCATCCAGGAATCGAACCGGATGACCGCAAGCGCACACCGTGTGCATCAAAATCTGAGGTTCTCCCTGACCAGACGCTTGGAGAAAAAGGAAGAACTCGTTGCGGATCGTCATTGA
- a CDS encoding ABC transporter ATP-binding protein, giving the protein MGTITVEGLGKAYKHYPSRRARLAEWLIPLAGKRHDLRWVLRDVSFRVDAGRALGIIGVNGAGKSTLLKMITGTTNPTTGSVRMTGRVAALLELGLGFHPDFTGRQNAIMASQLLGLSAQDIERLMPGIEAFAEIGEYIDEPLRVYSSGMQMRLAFSVATAVRPDVLIVDEALSVGDTYFQHKSMDRIRSFREQGTTLLLVSHDKGAIQSICDEAILLNEGRLAMQGEPEAVMDYYNALIAEKEKRTVRQHTAQDGRIQTISGTGEATLGHVRLLDEHGEPAETLRVGARVTLEVQVQVNTPIDSLVVGYMIKDRFGQPVFGTNTHHLERSAGPLHAGDRVTLRFGFVANLGEGSYSMAVAAHDAETHMTKNYEWRDLAVVFKVLNFSVPRFVGTSYLPTIVSVEINEHEEALRE; this is encoded by the coding sequence ATGGGAACGATCACCGTCGAAGGCCTGGGCAAGGCCTACAAGCACTACCCCTCGCGCCGGGCCCGCCTGGCTGAGTGGCTGATTCCGCTGGCCGGCAAGCGCCACGACCTGCGCTGGGTCCTGCGTGACGTCAGCTTCCGGGTCGACGCTGGCCGCGCGCTGGGCATCATCGGCGTCAACGGCGCCGGCAAGAGCACGCTGCTCAAGATGATCACCGGCACCACGAACCCCACCACCGGCAGCGTGCGGATGACGGGCCGGGTCGCGGCGCTGCTCGAACTGGGGCTGGGGTTCCACCCCGACTTCACCGGCCGGCAGAACGCGATCATGGCGTCGCAGCTGCTGGGGCTGTCGGCGCAGGACATCGAGCGCCTGATGCCCGGGATCGAGGCCTTCGCCGAGATCGGCGAGTACATCGACGAGCCCCTGCGCGTGTACTCCAGCGGCATGCAGATGCGCCTGGCGTTCAGCGTGGCCACCGCCGTGCGTCCCGACGTGCTGATCGTCGACGAAGCGCTGTCGGTGGGCGACACCTATTTCCAGCACAAGAGCATGGACCGCATCCGCAGCTTCCGGGAGCAGGGCACGACGCTGCTGCTGGTGTCGCACGACAAGGGTGCAATCCAGTCGATCTGCGACGAAGCCATCCTGCTCAATGAGGGTCGCCTGGCAATGCAGGGCGAGCCCGAAGCGGTGATGGACTACTACAACGCTCTCATCGCCGAAAAGGAAAAACGCACCGTGCGGCAGCACACGGCGCAGGACGGCCGCATCCAGACCATATCTGGCACCGGTGAAGCCACGCTGGGCCACGTCCGCCTGCTCGACGAGCACGGCGAGCCGGCGGAGACCCTGCGGGTCGGCGCACGCGTCACGCTGGAAGTCCAGGTGCAGGTCAACACGCCGATTGACAGTCTGGTCGTCGGCTACATGATCAAGGACCGGTTCGGGCAGCCGGTGTTCGGCACCAACACGCATCACCTCGAGCGCAGCGCAGGCCCCCTGCACGCCGGCGACCGGGTCACCCTGCGATTCGGATTCGTCGCCAACCTTGGCGAGGGCAGCTATTCAATGGCAGTGGCTGCGCATGACGCTGAGACGCACATGACGAAGAATTACGAGTGGCGGGACCTGGCGGTGGTGTTCAAGGTTCTCAATTTCTCAGTGCCGCGCTTTGTCGGGACGTCCTACCTGCCCACGATAGTGAGCGTCGAGATCAACGAGCATGAGGAAGCACTGCGGGAATGA
- a CDS encoding DUF4214 domain-containing protein produces the protein MFEITPTTAAPYASVCYIRCDWADGSATRASGVVVGINDVLTALHVVFDESRGGWARQVIVYPGADTLPFSAPLGQFSDVGSLNARAANWDFNGDQLMTPQESAGDLVLIGMTSRIGEVSGWLPVTQMPTDFYGLMSGYPARGTGLMAEGVWADASDSWGVYDVASGLGPGASGGPLLYTAGGVTSVAGVLSSGDFAATSSTYAGLFGPGTMDWLRAAMSANDTLIGLSPGAAPASSPNIYLGSDGADNFTGTLGRDSFRGLGGDDVLTGGGGVDVAIYSGARASYAVNVVAPGLIQVADSMPWRDGFDTLREVERVEFSDFSLAFDIQGSAGQAYRLYQAAFDRAPDLPGLGFQMNALESGLSLAGVAGNFLLSPEYQAYGVVDDGEFVTRLYANVLHRAPDEGGLAFHLDRLQHGATRADILVGFSESPENQALLLGVMQAGMAYIG, from the coding sequence ATGTTTGAAATCACCCCCACGACGGCCGCGCCCTACGCGTCGGTTTGCTATATCCGTTGCGACTGGGCCGACGGATCCGCCACCCGGGCCTCCGGCGTCGTGGTCGGCATCAACGACGTGCTGACGGCCCTGCACGTGGTGTTCGACGAAAGCCGGGGCGGCTGGGCGCGGCAGGTGATCGTCTACCCCGGCGCCGACACCTTGCCATTCAGCGCGCCGCTCGGTCAGTTCAGCGACGTGGGGTCGCTGAACGCGCGGGCCGCCAATTGGGACTTCAATGGCGACCAGTTGATGACGCCGCAGGAGTCCGCGGGCGACCTGGTTCTGATCGGCATGACTTCGCGCATCGGTGAGGTGAGCGGCTGGTTGCCGGTGACGCAGATGCCCACGGACTTCTACGGCCTGATGTCCGGCTACCCGGCGCGCGGCACCGGCCTGATGGCAGAGGGCGTGTGGGCCGACGCGTCCGACTCCTGGGGGGTCTACGATGTCGCCTCGGGGCTGGGTCCGGGCGCCTCGGGCGGCCCGCTGCTCTATACCGCCGGCGGCGTGACCTCGGTCGCGGGCGTGCTGTCCAGCGGCGACTTCGCTGCCACCTCGTCGACCTATGCCGGTCTCTTCGGGCCGGGAACGATGGACTGGCTGCGAGCGGCCATGTCCGCCAACGACACGCTGATCGGCCTGAGCCCCGGCGCCGCCCCGGCCTCCAGCCCGAACATCTATCTGGGCAGCGACGGCGCGGACAACTTCACCGGCACCCTGGGCCGCGACAGCTTCCGCGGCCTCGGCGGCGACGATGTGCTCACCGGCGGCGGTGGCGTCGACGTGGCCATCTACAGTGGCGCGCGCGCCTCCTACGCGGTCAACGTGGTCGCGCCCGGACTGATCCAGGTGGCCGATTCCATGCCTTGGCGCGATGGCTTCGACACGCTGCGCGAGGTGGAGCGGGTGGAGTTCAGCGACTTTTCACTCGCCTTCGATATCCAGGGTTCGGCCGGTCAGGCTTATCGCCTGTACCAGGCGGCCTTCGACCGGGCGCCGGACCTGCCGGGATTGGGATTTCAGATGAATGCCCTGGAGAGCGGGCTGTCGCTGGCGGGCGTGGCGGGCAACTTCCTCCTGAGTCCCGAATACCAGGCCTACGGCGTCGTCGATGACGGCGAGTTCGTCACGCGGCTGTATGCCAATGTGCTGCACCGCGCGCCGGACGAGGGCGGCCTCGCCTTCCACCTGGACCGCCTGCAGCACGGCGCTACGCGCGCCGACATCCTCGTCGGTTTCTCGGAATCACCCGAGAACCAGGCCCTGCTGCTCGGCGTCATGCAGGCCGGCATGGCCTACATCGGCTGA